Proteins co-encoded in one Apodemus sylvaticus chromosome 6, mApoSyl1.1, whole genome shotgun sequence genomic window:
- the Iah1 gene encoding isoamyl acetate-hydrolyzing esterase 1 homolog isoform X2 has protein sequence MENPVAVTIFFGANDSSLKDENPKQHVPLDEYSANLRAMVQYLKSVDIPEERVILITPPPLCEAAWEKECILKGCKLNRLNSAVGEYAKACLQVARDCGTDVLDLWTLMQKDNQDFSSYLSDGLHLSPKGNEFLFLHLWPLLDRKVSSLPWLLPYWKDVEETKPELSLLGDGDH, from the exons ATGGAAAACCCAGTGGCAGTTACAATTTTCTTTGGTGCCAATGACTCTTCACTCAAAG ATGAGAACCCCAAGCAGCACGTCCCCTTGGACGAGTACAGTGCAAACCTGAGGGCCATGGTGCAGTACCTGAAGTCTGTGGACATCCCCGAGGAGCGAGTCATTCTCATCACACCACCCCCGCTCTGCGAGGCGGCCTGGGAGAAGGAATGCATCCTGAAGG GTTGCAAATTAAACCGCCTGAACTCAGCTGTCGGGGAATATGCTAAAGCATGTTTACAAGTCGCCAGAGATTGCGGGACTGATGTCCTCGACCTGTGGACCCTGATGCAGAAGGACAACCAG GACTTCTCATCCTATTTATCAGATGGCCTGCATTTATCACCAAAGGGAAATGAGTTTCTGTTCTTACACCTCTGGCCGCTGCTGGACAGGAAGGTCTCCTCTCTGCCATGGCTGCTTCCTTACTGGAAGGATGTGGAGGAAACGAAGCCGGAGCTGAGTCTGCTAGGGGATGGAGACCATTAG
- the Iah1 gene encoding isoamyl acetate-hydrolyzing esterase 1 homolog isoform X1 — protein MSLCERAASGSALLWPRVLLFGDSITQFSFQQGGWGTLLADRLVRKCDVLNRGFSGYNTRWAKIILPRLIRKGPGMENPVAVTIFFGANDSSLKDENPKQHVPLDEYSANLRAMVQYLKSVDIPEERVILITPPPLCEAAWEKECILKGCKLNRLNSAVGEYAKACLQVARDCGTDVLDLWTLMQKDNQDFSSYLSDGLHLSPKGNEFLFLHLWPLLDRKVSSLPWLLPYWKDVEETKPELSLLGDGDH, from the exons ATGTCGCTGTGCGAGCGAGCAGCGAGCGGGAGCGCTCTGCTCTGGCCTCGCGTGTTGCTCTTCGGGGACTCCATCACTCAG ttttctttccaGCAGGGTGGATGGGGAACATTGCTGGCTGACAGACTAGTCAG AAAGTGTGACGTTCTGAATCGTGGATTTTCAGGTTACAACACCAGATGGGCCAAGATTATCCTCCCGAGACTAATCAGGAAAGGGCCTGGCATGGAAAACCCAGTGGCAGTTACAATTTTCTTTGGTGCCAATGACTCTTCACTCAAAG ATGAGAACCCCAAGCAGCACGTCCCCTTGGACGAGTACAGTGCAAACCTGAGGGCCATGGTGCAGTACCTGAAGTCTGTGGACATCCCCGAGGAGCGAGTCATTCTCATCACACCACCCCCGCTCTGCGAGGCGGCCTGGGAGAAGGAATGCATCCTGAAGG GTTGCAAATTAAACCGCCTGAACTCAGCTGTCGGGGAATATGCTAAAGCATGTTTACAAGTCGCCAGAGATTGCGGGACTGATGTCCTCGACCTGTGGACCCTGATGCAGAAGGACAACCAG GACTTCTCATCCTATTTATCAGATGGCCTGCATTTATCACCAAAGGGAAATGAGTTTCTGTTCTTACACCTCTGGCCGCTGCTGGACAGGAAGGTCTCCTCTCTGCCATGGCTGCTTCCTTACTGGAAGGATGTGGAGGAAACGAAGCCGGAGCTGAGTCTGCTAGGGGATGGAGACCATTAG